The proteins below are encoded in one region of Streptomyces marianii:
- a CDS encoding ABC transporter ATP-binding protein translates to MATTFAEAAEDTTAVSHAARIEHVSKSFSGPAGSQLVLDDISLDVAAGEFVTILGASGCGKSTLLNLVAGLDRPSAGSIETPGGRPALMFQEHALFPWLTAGKNIELALRLRGVPKAGRRTEAERLLELVRLGGAHGKRVHELSGGMRQRVALARALAQDSDLLLMDEPFAALDAITRDVLHGELTRIWRETNVSVLFVTHNVREAVRLAQRVVLLSSRPGRVAREWAVDIPQPRRIEDAAVAELSVEITEQLRGEIRRHGQH, encoded by the coding sequence ATGGCCACCACATTCGCCGAGGCCGCCGAGGACACCACCGCGGTGTCGCACGCCGCCAGGATCGAGCACGTCTCGAAGTCCTTCTCCGGTCCGGCCGGATCGCAGCTCGTCCTCGACGACATCAGTCTCGATGTCGCCGCCGGCGAGTTCGTCACCATCCTGGGGGCTTCGGGATGCGGCAAGTCCACGCTGCTCAACCTGGTCGCGGGGCTGGACCGGCCGAGCGCCGGGTCCATCGAGACGCCCGGCGGGCGGCCCGCCCTGATGTTCCAGGAGCACGCCCTCTTCCCGTGGCTGACCGCGGGCAAGAACATCGAACTGGCCCTGAGGCTGCGCGGGGTCCCCAAGGCCGGGCGCCGTACCGAGGCCGAGCGGCTGCTGGAGCTGGTCCGGCTCGGCGGCGCGCACGGCAAGCGCGTCCACGAGCTGTCCGGCGGCATGCGCCAGCGGGTCGCCCTGGCCCGGGCGCTCGCGCAGGACAGCGATCTGCTGCTGATGGACGAGCCGTTCGCGGCGCTCGACGCCATCACGCGTGACGTGCTGCACGGCGAGCTGACCCGGATCTGGCGCGAGACGAACGTGTCGGTCCTCTTCGTCACGCACAACGTCCGCGAGGCGGTGCGGCTCGCCCAGCGCGTGGTCCTGCTGTCCTCACGGCCCGGCCGGGTGGCCCGCGAGTGGGCCGTGGACATCCCGCAGCCGCGCCGTATCGAGGACGCCGCCGTGGCGGAGCTGTCCGTCGAGATCACTGAACAACTGCGTGGGGAGATCCGCCGACATGGCCAGCACTGA
- a CDS encoding ABC transporter permease — MASTEVRDGVTKAGTSPAGRDDLAGLEAGLDALDAVEIRRTPVRELLVKKVVPPVVAVALVLAVWQVLVSAQVTTEDKLPAPSAVWTGLSDMWLQGTLFDVIWTSVSRGLFGFLLALAIGTPLGLLVARVKFVRAAIGPILSGLQSLPSVAWVPPAVIWLGLNDSMMYAVILLGAVPSIANGLVSGVDQVPPLFLRAGRTLGATGLKGTWHIVMPAALPGYLAGLKQGWAFSWRSLMAAEIIASSPDLGLGLGQLLENGRNNIDMPGVFLAILLILIVGIAVDLLVFSPLERWVLRSRGLLVRS; from the coding sequence ATGGCCAGCACTGAAGTCCGCGACGGCGTCACGAAGGCGGGCACGTCCCCCGCCGGGCGCGACGACCTCGCCGGTCTCGAGGCCGGCCTGGACGCGCTCGACGCCGTCGAGATCCGCCGCACGCCGGTGCGCGAGCTCCTCGTGAAGAAGGTCGTGCCGCCGGTTGTGGCGGTCGCCCTCGTCCTCGCGGTGTGGCAGGTCCTGGTCTCGGCCCAGGTCACGACCGAGGACAAACTGCCCGCGCCGTCCGCGGTGTGGACGGGCCTGTCCGACATGTGGCTGCAGGGCACCCTGTTCGACGTCATCTGGACCAGCGTGTCGCGCGGTCTGTTCGGCTTCCTGCTGGCCCTCGCCATCGGTACCCCGCTCGGTCTGCTCGTGGCGCGGGTGAAGTTCGTCCGTGCCGCGATCGGCCCGATCCTGTCCGGCCTGCAGTCGCTGCCGTCGGTGGCGTGGGTGCCGCCGGCCGTCATCTGGCTGGGCCTGAACGACTCGATGATGTACGCGGTGATCCTGCTCGGCGCGGTGCCGTCGATCGCGAACGGACTCGTGTCCGGCGTCGACCAGGTGCCCCCGCTGTTCCTGCGGGCCGGACGGACCCTCGGCGCCACCGGGCTGAAGGGCACCTGGCACATCGTCATGCCGGCCGCCCTGCCGGGCTATCTGGCGGGACTGAAGCAGGGCTGGGCCTTCTCCTGGCGCTCGCTGATGGCGGCGGAGATCATCGCCTCCTCCCCCGACCTGGGCCTCGGCCTCGGCCAGCTGCTGGAGAACGGCCGCAACAACATCGACATGCCCGGCGTGTTCCTCGCGATCCTCCTGATCCTGATCGTCGGCATCGCCGTCGACCTGCTCGTCTTCAGCCCGCTGGAGCGCTGGGTGCTCCGCAGCCGCGGGCTTCTCGTCAGGAGCTGA
- a CDS encoding sirohydrochlorin chelatase → MHRPHRPARPHRPALLVVAHGSRDPRHAATVHALVRHIRSQEPELRVGTAFLDFNAPSVPQVLERMANDGVGDVVALPLLLTRAFHAKSDIPSVLNEARARHPRLRITQADVLGPSPLLLDAVEQRLYEAGLTPADKSSTGVVLASAGSSDPEAMAVIADMARELRHTGWCAVRPAFASAVTAGSPPRPEDAVRALRAEGVARVAVAPYVIAPGRLPDRIADGARSAGAEVLAGVLGPSPELARLMLRRYDEARPARRLAAAG, encoded by the coding sequence GTGCACCGACCTCACCGCCCCGCGCGCCCTCACCGGCCGGCCCTTCTCGTCGTCGCCCACGGAAGCCGCGATCCGCGCCACGCGGCGACCGTGCACGCCCTCGTACGGCACATCCGGTCGCAGGAGCCCGAGCTGCGGGTCGGCACGGCGTTCCTGGACTTCAACGCGCCGTCCGTGCCGCAGGTCCTGGAGCGGATGGCGAACGACGGGGTGGGGGACGTGGTCGCGCTGCCGCTGCTGCTGACCCGCGCCTTCCACGCGAAGTCGGACATCCCGTCGGTGCTGAACGAGGCGCGGGCGAGGCATCCGCGGCTCCGCATCACCCAGGCGGACGTACTCGGCCCGTCCCCCCTCCTGCTGGACGCGGTCGAACAGCGGCTGTACGAGGCCGGGCTGACCCCGGCCGACAAGAGCTCGACCGGGGTCGTCCTGGCCTCTGCGGGCTCCTCCGACCCGGAGGCGATGGCAGTGATCGCTGACATGGCGCGGGAGCTGCGGCACACCGGTTGGTGCGCCGTGCGGCCCGCGTTCGCCTCCGCCGTCACCGCCGGGAGCCCACCCCGTCCCGAGGACGCGGTGCGGGCACTGCGGGCCGAAGGAGTGGCCCGGGTGGCCGTGGCACCGTACGTCATCGCCCCGGGCCGGCTGCCCGACCGGATCGCGGACGGCGCCCGGTCGGCGGGAGCCGAGGTACTGGCCGGCGTCCTCGGCCCGTCGCCGGAGCTGGCCCGGCTGATGCTGCGCCGGTACGACGAGGCCCGGCCGGCACGCCGCCTCGCCGCCGCGGGCTGA
- a CDS encoding mycothiol-dependent nitroreductase Rv2466c family protein: MTKPTERRADAHRTTVDFWFDPACPFAWITSRWMLEVERRRPVDVRFHAMSLFLHNVGNELPDWYRDLVDRSIGPVRVAVAAAEQHGEHVLRDLYTAMGTRIHRQKAEDFDTVIAASLAETGLPAALAGAAHDPGHDDAVRRSHDAGKDPAGDGYVGTPTLHVDGAVWFGPVLNSVPRGEEAGRLFDSFRVLARHPDFFELKRTRTGKLDPH; this comes from the coding sequence ATGACCAAGCCCACCGAGCGCCGCGCCGACGCGCACCGCACCACCGTCGACTTCTGGTTCGACCCCGCCTGTCCCTTCGCCTGGATCACCTCGCGCTGGATGCTGGAGGTGGAGCGCCGGCGCCCGGTCGACGTCCGCTTCCACGCGATGAGTCTGTTCCTGCACAACGTCGGGAACGAACTCCCCGACTGGTACCGGGACCTGGTCGACCGCTCCATCGGACCGGTGCGCGTCGCGGTCGCCGCCGCCGAGCAGCACGGCGAGCACGTCCTGCGCGACCTCTACACCGCCATGGGCACCCGTATCCACCGGCAGAAGGCCGAGGACTTCGACACCGTGATCGCCGCGTCGCTGGCGGAGACGGGACTTCCCGCCGCACTCGCCGGTGCCGCGCACGACCCGGGCCACGACGACGCGGTGCGCCGCAGCCATGACGCCGGGAAGGACCCGGCGGGGGACGGATACGTCGGCACTCCCACCCTTCATGTGGACGGAGCCGTCTGGTTCGGGCCCGTCCTCAACTCCGTGCCCCGGGGCGAGGAGGCGGGGCGGCTCTTCGACAGCTTCCGCGTGCTCGCGAGGCACCCCGACTTCTTCGAGCTGAAGCGCACCCGCACGGGGAAGCTCGACCCGCACTGA
- a CDS encoding DUF4236 domain-containing protein produces MSLYYHKRITIVPRLLHLNIGTHGWSLSLGTRRAHITRGSGGHGRASVRLPGGFSWHRNFRRR; encoded by the coding sequence ATGTCGCTCTACTACCACAAGCGGATCACGATCGTCCCGAGGCTGCTGCACCTGAACATCGGCACGCACGGGTGGTCGCTGAGCCTGGGCACGCGCCGGGCCCACATCACCCGGGGCAGCGGCGGCCACGGCAGGGCGTCGGTGCGGCTGCCCGGCGGCTTCAGCTGGCACCGGAACTTCCGGCGGCGGTGA
- a CDS encoding DUF1697 domain-containing protein, translating to MAKTHAYAALLRGINVGGHRKVPMADLHSLVTDLGHGHVRTYLQSGNAVFTSETDDEDALARGIERAVEERFGFTVDCLVRGGPYLASVVEECPFPAGRLEGRQLHVTYFSERVDPDRFAGVDLDAHLPEDFRLGERALYLYTPGGIGRSKLADALARSSVSKGLVATTRNWNTVVKLAEMTGDPA from the coding sequence ATGGCGAAGACCCACGCGTACGCCGCGCTGCTGCGCGGCATCAACGTCGGCGGCCACCGCAAGGTCCCGATGGCCGACCTGCACAGCCTGGTGACGGACCTCGGCCACGGCCACGTACGCACCTACCTGCAGAGCGGCAACGCCGTGTTCACCAGCGAGACGGACGACGAGGACGCACTCGCCCGCGGCATCGAACGGGCCGTCGAGGAGCGCTTCGGCTTCACCGTGGACTGCCTCGTCCGCGGCGGCCCGTACCTCGCCTCCGTCGTCGAGGAATGCCCCTTCCCGGCCGGCCGGCTCGAGGGGAGGCAGCTGCACGTCACCTACTTCTCGGAGCGGGTCGACCCGGACCGGTTCGCAGGCGTCGACCTGGACGCCCATCTGCCGGAGGACTTCCGGCTCGGGGAACGTGCGCTGTACCTGTACACACCCGGTGGAATCGGCCGCTCCAAGCTGGCCGACGCGCTGGCCCGGTCGAGCGTGAGCAAGGGACTCGTCGCCACGACCCGCAACTGGAACACCGTCGTCAAGCTCGCGGAGATGACCGGGGACCCCGCCTGA
- a CDS encoding S8 family peptidase produces the protein MASHKRTNRTKLTAAITAVAAAAGVTVLSTSFAGAAPVPAEGKIYGANAEGAVAGSYIVLLDEKTDKKELAEEYGGSLQRNYSSAVNGFSASGLSETEAKRLAADPAVDKVVQNKKFTVNATQDNPPSWGLDRVDQADTAGDSKYTYPDSAGEGVTAYVIDTGVRITHKDFEGRASHGFDAIDNDETADDGNGHGTHVAGTIAGASHGVAKKAKIVAVRVLDDSGSGTTEQVIAGIDWVTKNHQGPSVANMSLGGGADPALDEAVQKAIAAGVTFGVAAGNESSDAGQGSPSRVEEAITVASSTKDDEQSDFSNFGTVVDIYAPGSDITSAWNDSDEGTKTISGTSMATPHVVGAAAVYLAAHQDATPDQVAKALTDGATPDKIGNPSEGTPNKLLKVVE, from the coding sequence ATGGCATCTCACAAGCGCACCAACAGGACGAAGCTGACCGCGGCAATAACCGCCGTTGCGGCCGCCGCCGGAGTGACCGTCCTCAGCACCTCGTTCGCCGGCGCGGCCCCCGTGCCCGCCGAGGGCAAGATCTACGGTGCGAACGCCGAAGGCGCCGTCGCCGGCAGCTACATCGTTCTGCTGGACGAGAAGACGGACAAGAAGGAGCTCGCCGAGGAGTACGGCGGCTCGCTCCAGCGCAATTACAGCTCGGCGGTGAACGGCTTCTCCGCCAGTGGCCTTTCGGAGACCGAGGCCAAGCGCCTCGCCGCCGACCCGGCCGTCGACAAGGTCGTCCAGAACAAGAAGTTCACCGTCAACGCCACCCAGGACAACCCGCCCTCGTGGGGCCTCGACCGCGTCGACCAGGCCGACACCGCCGGGGACAGCAAGTACACCTACCCCGACAGCGCCGGCGAGGGCGTCACGGCGTACGTCATCGACACCGGGGTCCGGATCACGCACAAGGACTTCGAAGGCCGCGCCAGCCACGGCTTCGACGCCATCGACAACGACGAGACCGCCGACGACGGCAACGGCCACGGCACCCACGTGGCGGGCACCATCGCCGGCGCCTCCCACGGCGTCGCCAAGAAGGCGAAGATCGTCGCCGTGCGCGTGCTCGACGACAGCGGATCCGGCACCACCGAGCAGGTCATCGCCGGCATCGACTGGGTCACCAAGAACCACCAGGGACCCTCCGTGGCCAACATGAGCCTCGGCGGAGGTGCCGACCCCGCGCTCGACGAGGCCGTGCAGAAGGCCATCGCCGCCGGTGTCACCTTCGGCGTCGCCGCGGGCAACGAGTCCAGCGACGCCGGCCAGGGTTCTCCCTCCCGCGTCGAGGAGGCCATCACCGTCGCCTCCTCGACCAAGGACGACGAGCAGTCCGACTTCTCCAACTTCGGCACGGTCGTCGACATCTACGCCCCGGGCTCGGACATCACCTCCGCCTGGAACGACAGTGACGAGGGCACCAAGACCATCTCCGGCACGTCCATGGCGACCCCGCACGTCGTCGGCGCGGCCGCGGTGTACCTCGCCGCGCACCAGGACGCCACGCCGGACCAGGTCGCCAAGGCCCTGACGGACGGCGCCACGCCCGACAAGATCGGCAACCCGAGCGAGGGTACGCCCAACAAGCTGCTGAAGGTCGTCGAGTAG
- the mgt gene encoding macrolide-inactivating glycosyltransferase, whose translation MTEAKRTHIAMFSIAAHGHVNPSIEVIRELVARGYRVSYAIPPSFAGKVSATGAETVLWNSTLPTDDDPEAWGTEPIDHIEPFLDDAIQALPQLAEAFAGDEPDLVLHDITSYPARVLAHRWGVPAISLSPNLVAWEGYEEEVGEPMTAAIRATERGRAYYARFASWLSENGIGVHPDPFVGRPARSLVLIPRALQPNAERVDEGVHSFVGACHGDRTEQGEWRRPADAGKVLLVSLGSAFTKQPGFYRECVKAFGELPGWHVVLQIGKFVDPAELGRVPANIEVHDWVPQQAILRQADAFITHAGAGGSQEGLATATPMVAVPQAVDQFGNADMLASLGVARHLPMEEATADNLRDAVLALSGDPEVARRLEEIRRSMRLEGGTRRAADLIEAELP comes from the coding sequence ATGACCGAAGCGAAGCGGACCCACATCGCCATGTTCTCCATCGCCGCCCACGGGCACGTGAACCCGAGCATCGAAGTGATCCGGGAACTCGTGGCCCGCGGGTACCGCGTCAGTTACGCGATCCCGCCGTCCTTCGCCGGGAAGGTCTCCGCGACGGGTGCGGAAACGGTGCTGTGGAACTCCACGCTGCCGACCGACGACGATCCGGAGGCCTGGGGCACCGAACCGATCGACCACATCGAGCCGTTCCTGGACGACGCGATCCAGGCGCTGCCGCAGCTCGCCGAGGCGTTCGCGGGGGACGAGCCGGACCTGGTCCTGCACGACATCACCTCCTACCCCGCGCGCGTCCTCGCCCATCGCTGGGGCGTGCCCGCGATCTCCCTCTCGCCGAACCTCGTCGCCTGGGAGGGGTACGAGGAGGAGGTCGGCGAGCCGATGACCGCCGCGATAAGGGCCACCGAACGCGGCAGGGCCTACTACGCCCGGTTCGCGTCCTGGCTGTCGGAGAACGGGATCGGTGTCCACCCCGACCCCTTCGTCGGCCGCCCGGCCCGCTCCCTGGTGCTGATCCCCAGGGCGCTGCAGCCGAACGCCGAGCGGGTCGACGAGGGTGTCCACTCCTTCGTCGGTGCCTGCCACGGCGACCGCACGGAGCAGGGGGAGTGGCGACGGCCCGCGGACGCCGGGAAGGTGCTGCTGGTCTCCCTCGGCTCGGCTTTCACCAAGCAGCCCGGCTTCTACCGCGAGTGCGTGAAGGCCTTCGGCGAACTGCCCGGGTGGCATGTGGTGCTGCAGATCGGCAAGTTCGTGGACCCGGCGGAACTGGGCCGTGTGCCCGCGAACATCGAGGTGCACGACTGGGTACCGCAGCAGGCGATCCTCAGGCAGGCGGACGCCTTCATCACCCATGCCGGCGCGGGCGGCAGCCAGGAGGGGCTGGCCACCGCCACGCCCATGGTCGCGGTCCCGCAGGCGGTCGACCAGTTCGGCAACGCCGACATGCTCGCCTCGCTCGGTGTGGCCCGCCATCTGCCGATGGAGGAGGCCACCGCGGACAACCTGAGGGATGCCGTACTCGCCCTGTCGGGCGACCCCGAGGTGGCCCGACGTCTGGAGGAGATCCGCCGCTCGATGCGCCTGGAGGGCGGTACGCGCCGCGCCGCCGACCTCATCGAGGCCGAACTGCCGTAG
- a CDS encoding phosphotransferase enzyme family protein yields the protein MDETRAREVLAAAGLPRTAELLALGENAVFAAGGTVVRIGRSAELLERAERELAVSEWLEAEGVPAVRAAEPEARLVEGHPVTMWHRLPEAVRPAQPRDLAPLLRRVHRLPEAPFALPGRELLGGVERWLRLAGDAIDPADAACLRDRRDRFAAAAAALTPHLPRGPIHGDALPRNVLVGPDGPVLVDLETFSSDLREHDLVVLALARDRYGLDPAAYDAFTDAYGWDVRAWDGCAVLRGARETASCAWVAQHAPANPRALAEFRRRVASLRADDPEVRWYPF from the coding sequence ATGGACGAGACACGCGCGCGGGAGGTGCTGGCGGCGGCCGGACTGCCGCGGACCGCGGAGCTGCTGGCGCTCGGCGAGAACGCGGTGTTCGCGGCCGGGGGCACCGTGGTGAGGATCGGACGGAGCGCCGAACTGCTGGAACGCGCGGAGCGCGAGCTGGCGGTGTCCGAGTGGCTGGAAGCCGAGGGTGTCCCGGCGGTACGGGCCGCGGAGCCGGAGGCACGGCTGGTCGAGGGCCATCCGGTGACAATGTGGCACCGGCTGCCCGAGGCGGTGCGCCCTGCGCAGCCACGTGATCTGGCGCCGCTGCTGCGCCGGGTACACAGGCTGCCGGAGGCGCCGTTCGCGCTGCCGGGGCGGGAACTGCTCGGGGGTGTGGAGCGCTGGCTGCGGCTGGCGGGCGACGCGATCGACCCGGCGGACGCGGCCTGTCTGCGGGACCGCCGGGACCGCTTCGCGGCCGCGGCCGCCGCACTGACGCCGCACCTGCCGCGCGGGCCGATCCACGGCGACGCGCTCCCCCGCAACGTGCTCGTCGGGCCCGACGGTCCGGTCCTCGTCGACCTGGAGACCTTCTCCTCCGACCTGCGCGAGCACGACCTCGTCGTGCTGGCTCTCGCGCGCGACCGCTACGGGCTCGACCCGGCGGCGTACGACGCGTTCACCGACGCCTACGGGTGGGACGTCCGCGCGTGGGACGGCTGCGCGGTCCTGCGCGGCGCCCGGGAGACGGCGAGCTGCGCCTGGGTGGCGCAGCACGCTCCCGCGAACCCCCGTGCCCTCGCCGAGTTCCGCCGCCGCGTCGCGTCGCTGCGCGCGGACGACCCCGAGGTGCGCTGGTACCCGTTCTGA
- a CDS encoding exonuclease domain-containing protein, giving the protein MSWITGPLAAFDLETTGTDVETDRVVTAAVVRLEPAGDVSEERTWLLDPGVVIPEQASAIHGVSTAHAREHGVPAASAIEDIAEAVAGVLRSGTPLVVMNARYDLSLLDRECRRYGLESVTERLGTAPVPVVDPLVIDKHVDKYRKGKRALHALCAHYGVPLEDAHDARADAVAAARVVRRMGERHRPVGRMSLTALHELQVRAAAAQSASLQEYLRRTTNPTAVVESAWPVIPRSP; this is encoded by the coding sequence ATGAGCTGGATCACCGGGCCCCTGGCGGCCTTCGACCTGGAGACCACCGGTACGGACGTCGAGACCGACCGCGTCGTCACCGCGGCGGTCGTGCGACTGGAGCCGGCCGGGGACGTCTCGGAGGAACGGACCTGGCTGCTCGATCCCGGGGTCGTGATACCCGAACAGGCCTCCGCGATCCACGGCGTCTCCACGGCCCATGCCCGCGAGCACGGAGTTCCGGCCGCGTCCGCGATCGAGGACATCGCGGAGGCCGTTGCCGGGGTCCTGCGCTCGGGGACCCCGCTGGTCGTGATGAACGCGCGCTACGACCTGTCGCTGCTGGACCGCGAATGCCGGCGCTACGGGCTGGAGTCGGTCACCGAGCGGCTGGGAACCGCGCCCGTGCCGGTCGTCGACCCCCTGGTGATCGACAAGCACGTCGACAAGTACCGCAAGGGCAAACGCGCCCTGCACGCACTGTGTGCGCACTACGGCGTTCCGCTCGAGGACGCGCACGATGCCAGGGCGGACGCGGTGGCCGCGGCTCGCGTGGTGCGGCGCATGGGCGAGCGGCACCGGCCCGTCGGGAGGATGTCCCTGACGGCCCTGCACGAGCTCCAGGTGCGCGCGGCTGCCGCGCAGTCGGCCTCACTGCAGGAATACCTGAGGCGGACCACGAATCCGACGGCGGTCGTCGAGTCGGCCTGGCCGGTCATCCCGCGGAGCCCGTGA
- a CDS encoding SAV2148 family HEPN domain-containing protein: MSSGGLELPPGDTGHDGDSSDAPPGAVSLARPVDTGSEIGPELDWSADAWSEVRTRAQRAGRAYIWLNLVEQRLRAVVAAVLRPIYEPVHGEEWVVAAAGPAGQEWVQRAVAVREVSRRKGYLLDPADDNVLSFLTLPQLRELMVQHWPCFEPYFDDRRDVELALDELEVARNVVSRNRALNETVLAQAERASARLLEILGSGAGVPSADRLPVDAVEDLVGDRYADVVSIHPDRVRLQRQLPAEDLFGGARRLDAVGIGLNLLVQNFSGRRLVRLAESGCRVRLLFLNPASSAVKRRERELGLRKGELSRAVEMNILHMRRVRSRLRDPGAFEIHVFDETPRFTAYLVDGDGADGLAVVQTYLRRARGMEAPVLVLRGGGRSVVTSGQETEHGLFQTYREEFESVWADSRPVS, translated from the coding sequence GTGAGCTCGGGAGGGCTTGAGCTACCCCCAGGTGACACGGGTCACGACGGGGACTCCTCCGACGCGCCGCCGGGCGCCGTCTCCCTGGCCCGGCCGGTGGACACGGGATCCGAGATCGGACCCGAACTGGACTGGAGCGCGGACGCCTGGAGCGAGGTGCGCACCCGCGCGCAGCGGGCCGGGCGGGCGTACATCTGGCTGAATCTGGTCGAGCAGCGGCTGCGTGCCGTCGTGGCCGCGGTGCTGAGGCCCATCTACGAACCCGTGCACGGCGAGGAATGGGTCGTCGCCGCGGCGGGACCGGCCGGGCAGGAGTGGGTGCAGCGCGCCGTCGCGGTACGGGAGGTCAGCCGGCGCAAGGGCTACCTGCTGGACCCCGCCGACGACAACGTCCTCAGCTTCCTCACGCTGCCGCAGCTGCGGGAACTGATGGTCCAGCACTGGCCCTGCTTCGAACCGTACTTCGACGACCGGCGCGACGTGGAACTGGCGCTGGACGAGCTGGAGGTCGCGCGGAACGTCGTCTCCCGCAACCGGGCGCTCAACGAGACGGTGCTGGCCCAGGCCGAACGGGCCTCGGCGCGGCTGCTGGAGATCCTCGGCAGCGGCGCCGGCGTGCCGTCCGCCGACCGGCTCCCGGTCGACGCGGTCGAGGACCTGGTGGGGGACCGGTACGCGGACGTGGTCTCCATCCACCCCGACCGCGTGCGGCTGCAGCGGCAGCTTCCGGCGGAGGACCTGTTCGGGGGCGCACGGCGCCTCGACGCCGTCGGCATAGGCCTCAATCTGCTGGTGCAGAACTTCTCCGGACGCCGGCTGGTGCGGTTGGCGGAATCCGGCTGCCGGGTGCGGCTGCTCTTCCTCAATCCGGCGAGCAGCGCGGTGAAGCGCCGCGAGCGCGAACTCGGGCTGCGCAAGGGGGAGCTGAGCCGGGCGGTGGAGATGAACATCCTCCACATGCGGCGGGTGCGGTCGCGGCTCCGCGACCCCGGGGCGTTCGAGATCCACGTCTTCGACGAGACCCCGCGCTTCACCGCCTATCTCGTCGACGGGGACGGGGCGGACGGGCTCGCCGTCGTCCAGACGTACCTCCGGCGGGCCCGCGGCATGGAGGCGCCGGTGCTCGTCCTGCGCGGCGGGGGCCGGTCGGTGGTGACATCCGGCCAGGAAACCGAGCACGGGCTGTTCCAGACCTACCGTGAGGAGTTCGAGTCGGTCTGGGCGGACTCCCGGCCGGTGTCCTGA